GACATTGTCTCCGATCAGCGCTTTGACGTGGTCCGCACTACGAGCCAGGAAAACCGAGTGGTGCTTGAAATGAACTGGTCGGCCACTTTGCTGCTTGACCTTCCGCACTGGGACCGCGGCGATACCATTCGCGCCAGGAGCACTGCCGTTTTCGAGCTGCGTGATGGGCTGATCATCAGCCAGGACACGTACGACTGTTACTACACGACGCCGGAATAGCTAGCGCCCCGGAAATACCTAACGCATGGTGAAGCGGCGCTCCACCAGTTCTGAAATTGCCGGTATGGCCAGGGCGCTTGCGAAAAGCGTGTTCCTTGCCGACATGGCGGGAGGCGGGAGCGGTCTGCCCAGGGCCATGTTGAGGCCGGCCTGACGTGAAGCGCGAAGCGCCGCTTTCCTGCGTGACTTCTCGAAATTTGCCACATCGCGTCCTACGTCGGCACCCCGAAAGGATGCATCAATGATGGGGGCCAGAGCTGCAGCATCCAACCAGCCAAGGTTCATGCCCTGCCCGCCGATGGGGCTGATCTCGTGAGCGGCATCCCCCAGCAACACCACCCTGCCGTGAACCATGCGCTGAGCCAGCCGCGAACGTACTTCGAAAGCGCTCAACATCGAATTGCCGGCTGTGTCCAGTACCTCACCGGTCCTGGCCGTGACCAGGTGGGCCAGCCCCGCCGCCGTCGGGTTCTTGTGCGGTGCGCCCAGCCTGACGACCCATCTGCGGATGCCTCCTGGCAGAGGAAATGACTCCACGATTCCTTCGGGTTCCAGGTACAACACGGCGTCGGCGCCATGCCCCGTGTCATCCGGGAAATCGCCCATGATGTAGCAGTCCGGATAGCTGCGGAACGGCAAGGCCGGCAGGTAGTGCGGACGGATGGTTGAGTGCGCTCCGTCTGCGGCTATTACCAAGCGTGCATCTGCTTCCAGGCTCCCGGAAGGTGAAACCCCGCGAACGTGTAAGGTTTCGCCGCCGTGATTGATCTCCTGGACATCGACACCCCGGACGATGGCGCCGGCATCCAGATCCCGTACCGCCAGCTCCAGAACTTCCTCGGTGAACGTCTGCGGGACGGCAAGGATGAAGGGAAACGCAGCGTCGCCGTCGAACGCGAGCTCCGCCACCCGTTGTCTCCGGCTGTAAGCCACGCCGCGCTGGATGTGGACTCCGGCAGCCATGAGTTCCTCGGCAACTCCAGCCCGCGCCAGCTCGGCCAAGGCCGGGGGGTGGATTCCGATCGCGCGGGAACGGTTGCTCCTGCCCCTTCGACGCTCCAAAATGCGGACCTGGTATCCCCGTTGAAGCAGCAGGACGCCCATGAACAGGCCCACAGGGCCGGCCCCCACAATCACAACGTCAGGCACGGTTCTCCCCGCGGTGTTCGGTAAGGGCCTGGGGAAGAGCATGGACAAGGAGATGATGCCACGGTCCGTTTGGTTCCACGGTCCATGGGGCCGGGACTGCTGCTTTCAGTTCCGCCGCGGTGTAACTGCGCCTGATGGACGTCAAACCATCCCCGCAGATGTACGAGCCCACGCCCAAAGGCCAAAATCCTGCCAGGAACAAGAAGTATGCGATATTGCTGCGATTGAGGTCGTTATGGAGGCAAAGTCCCCGGCTCAACAACTCCGAATCGTGGAGGACCGCCGCAAGTTGCGCGGGATCGAGGTGGTGGAGGATGTGGTTGGAGATGACGACGTCAAACGTCCGGCCTTCCGCGACGAGCTCTGAGCTGTGCGCCTGACGGTAGCTGACCCCCTCCATACGAGGGGCTTGGGATGCAAAGGCGAAGGCTCTCTCATCCGGGTCGACCGCTGTCACTGTGAGCCTGAAGCCATCCCGTCGGGCCCACTTCGCGAGGCTCCGTGCCACATCTCCGCTGCCGCATCCGATGTCCAGCAATGACACCGCACGATTGGCTGCCAACAGCGGCCGAAGTCGTCGACGATACGTCCGGTGCCACCCCGAAAGCAGCCTGTTCACCACCGGGAAGCGGGCGTAAGTCCTGTTGAGGCGCCTGGGGTCGCAGTCTTCCCTGTCCATCTCCTCGACGGCGTGCAAATCCCTCTCTTGTAGGGATCCCCAGGGACTCACAGCGCAGGCGAGACCAGCGTAAAGAGTCCCGTTTCAACTGTCAGGCCCGGGCCGAACGCCATGGAACAGATCCTTTCCTCACGTTCGCTGACCGACCGTTCAAGCATGTACTTCAGGACGAACAGCACAGTAGCGCTGCTCATGTTCCCGTATTCCCTCAGCGTTTCCCGCGCGGGAACCAACTGTTCCTGGGTGAGTTCCAACTTGGACTCCACCTTGTCCAGGATGCTACGGCCGCCGGGATGGATGGCCCAGTGGGTAATGTCCCGGTAAGGGAGGCCGGCCAAGGAAGGCTCCCTGGCAAGCAGCGGCGCAAGGGCACCAGTGATGTGTTCCTCAATAATGTGCGGGACGTACGAGCCCAGCACCATCTCGAACCCTTCGTCACCGATGTTCCAGGCCATGGCTTCCTCGCCCACAGGTGTCAGCACGGTTTCAAAGTGGTCCAGGCGGATGGCCGGTTCCGGCCCCTGCAGCTCACGCGCGGTCACGACGGCGGCCGCCGCGCCGTCACCGAAAATCGCCGACCCCATGATCGTGTCGGGATCGTTCGAGGTCCTCACATGCAGGGAGCACAGTTCAACACAGATCACCAGGACAACCGCGGCGGGGTCAGCGACGCAGAACTGCTTGGCCGCCTTGAGGGCGGGGAAGGCTGCGTAACAGCCCATGAAGCCAAGATGGTACCGCTGCACTGCGGGGTTGAGCCCCAAGGCCCTGACCACCTTGTAGTCCGGACCAGGGTTGAAGAACCCTGTGCAGGACACGGTGATGACGTGCGTGATGTCATCGAGGTCGATCCCGGGCGCCTGGGCCACTGCGGCCTTGCCGGCCTCCACGAACAATTTGGTGGCTTCAGTTGCAAAGATCTCGTTGCGCACTTTAGTGCTGGGGCTCAGAACCCGGTTGGTTTCGGGGTCGAAAAACTGCGGATTCTCGGCACGTGCATCAAGGCTGAGCTCCGCTACCGCGGTGTACCGGGTGTCAATTGCCGCAGAGTCGAAACACGTACTGACCAGTCGGGTACCCAGCCGCGTTAGGCCTGGCTGTGATGCGAAGACGTCACGGGCTTGCTGCTGTACGAGGATGGTTTGCGGAACTGCGGTTTCAAGGGACCTCATGTATACCGGCATGCTTCATTCTTAGCGAGTAAAGCTGGGAAGACAATGGCAGAATCGATCGTACTGACCGAGGTTGGTCAGTAAGAACCAGGCGACGCCGACGGGGGACTGTTGGACCGCGCCGCCTAACAGATGGAGAAATGATGACTATTGCTGCGAGTACCGACAAGCAATCTCCTGCATGGCACGCGGCCGATACCCATGATCTGATCCGGGTTCAAGGCGCACGCGAAAACAACCTGAAGGACGTCAGTGTTGAGATCCCGAAGCGCCGACTGACGGTCTTCACGGGTGTTTCCGGTTCCGGGAAGAGTTCGCTGGTCTTCGCCACCATCGCTGCAGAGTCGCAGCGCATGATCAACGAGACCTACAGTGCTTTTGTCCAGGGCTTCATGCCGTCCCTGGCCCGGCCGGATGTGGACGTGCTCGAAGGACTGACGACGGCCATCATCGTGGACCAGGAACGCATGGGCTCCAACCCGCGCTCTACCGTGGGCACCGCCACCGACGCCAACGCCATGTTGCGTATCCTGTTCAGCCGGCTTGGCCAGCCACACATTGGTTCGCCCAACGCCTATTCCTTCAACGTGCCCACGGTGAAGGCCAGCGGCGCCATCACCGTGGAACGTGGCGAAGGCAAAACGAAGACCGAGAAAGCGACCTTTAACCGGCTGGGTGGCATGTGCTCCCGCTGCGAGGGCATGGGTTCGGTCAACGACTTCGATCTCACGGCTCTCTACGACGAGACCAAATCCCTGAGCGAAGGCGCCCTGACCATTCCGGGATACACCATGGATGGCTGGTATGGGCGCATCTTCAGTGGCTCAGGGTTCTTCAATATGGACAAGCCCATCTCCAAGTTCACCAAGAAGGAACTGCACGATCTCCTCTACCGTGAACCCACCAAGATCAAGGTGGAGGGCATCAACCTCACGTACGAGGGCGTGATCCCCAAGATCCAGAAGTCGATGCTCAGCAAGGACGTCGATGCTTTGCAGCCGCACATTCGTGCCTTCGTGGAACGGGCCATTACCTTCACCACGTGCCCGGAGTGCGAAGGCACCAGGCTGAGCCCCGAGGCGAGGTCTTCCAAAATTAGAGGCAAGAGCATCGCGGATGTCTGCACCATGCAGATCAGCGACCTCGCAGGCTGGGTTCGCGAGCTTGATGAACCCTCCGTAGCTCCTTTGCTCAAGGGCCTCCAGCACCTTCTCGATTCTTTCGCCGGCATCGGATTGGGTTACCTGTCCCTTGACCGGCCGGCCGGCACGTTGTCCGGGGGAGAGGCCCAGCGGACCAAGATGATCCGGCATCTGGGGTCGTCGCTCACGGACATCACCTATGTCTTTGACGAACCAACCATTGGGCTGCACCCCCACGACATCGAGCGCATGAACCAGCTGCTGCTGCAGCTTCGCGACAAGGGCAACACAGTGCTGGTGGTGGAACACAAGCCGGAAACCATCGCGATCGCGGACCACGTCATCGATCTGGGTCCTGGCGCCGGCACCGGAGGCGGCACCGTGTGCTTCGAGGGTGACCTTGAGGGATTGCGGGGGAGCGACACAATCACGGGTCGCCATCTGGACGATCGCGCATCCATCAAAGACAGCGTGCGATCTGCCTCCGGCCACTTGGAAATCCGTGGTGCCTCCACAAACAACCTCAAAAACGTCGACGTCGACATTCCCCTTGGCGTTCTTTGCGTCCTCACCGGGGTGGCCGGCTCGGGCAAGAGTTCACTGATTCATGGTTCCGTAGCCAAGCGGGACGGTGTCCTGGTGATCGATCAGGGTGCCATTCGGGGATCCCGCAGAAGCAACCCCGCCACGTACACGGGACTCCTGGAACCCATCCGTAAGGCGTTCGCCAAGGCCAACGGCGTCAAGCCTGCGCTCTTCAGCTCGAACTCCGAGGGCGCGTGCCCCACGTGTAATGGAGCGGGTGTCATTTACACGGATCTCGGTGTCATGGCCACTGTCGAGTCGCCCTGTGAAGAATGCGAGGGAAAGCGCTTTCAGGCCTCTGTTCTAGAGTATCGGCTGGGGGGTCGCAATATTGCAGAGGTGCTTGCAATGTCTGTAGATGAGGCTGAGGTTTTCTTCAGCGAAGGCGAGGCGCGGACCCCGGCTGCCCACAAGCTTCTCGATCGTCTTGCCGATGTTGGACTGGGCTACCTGACGCTTGGGCAGCCGCTGACCACCTTGTCCGGCGGTGAGCGCCAGCGGCTCAAGCTGGCGACGCAGATGTCCGAAAAGGGAGATATTTACATTCTCGACGAGCCGACCACCGGCCTGCACCTGGCCGATGTCCAAAATCTGCTGGGCATGCTGGATCGTCTGGTTGCAACCGGAAAGTCGGTGATTGTCATCGAACACCACCAAGCCGTCATGGCAC
This genomic interval from Paenarthrobacter aurescens TC1 contains the following:
- a CDS encoding hypothetical protein (identified by Glimmer2; putative), yielding MIDSTPLDCVLGFVRTVEAGGGAAELRPFLADDFILTEWPHALSKTGSTRNLAETLSGADHSKDIVSDQRFDVVRTTSQENRVVLEMNWSATLLLDLPHWDRGDTIRARSTAVFELRDGLIISQDTYDCYYTTPE
- a CDS encoding putative monooxygenase (identified by match to protein family HMM PF01494), which encodes MSMLFPRPLPNTAGRTVPDVVIVGAGPVGLFMGVLLLQRGYQVRILERRRGRSNRSRAIGIHPPALAELARAGVAEELMAAGVHIQRGVAYSRRQRVAELAFDGDAAFPFILAVPQTFTEEVLELAVRDLDAGAIVRGVDVQEINHGGETLHVRGVSPSGSLEADARLVIAADGAHSTIRPHYLPALPFRSYPDCYIMGDFPDDTGHGADAVLYLEPEGIVESFPLPGGIRRWVVRLGAPHKNPTAAGLAHLVTARTGEVLDTAGNSMLSAFEVRSRLAQRMVHGRVVLLGDAAHEISPIGGQGMNLGWLDAAALAPIIDASFRGADVGRDVANFEKSRRKAALRASRQAGLNMALGRPLPPPAMSARNTLFASALAIPAISELVERRFTMR
- a CDS encoding putative chalcone synthase (naringenin-chalcone synthase) (identified by match to protein family HMM PF00195; match to protein family HMM PF02797) — protein: MPVYMRSLETAVPQTILVQQQARDVFASQPGLTRLGTRLVSTCFDSAAIDTRYTAVAELSLDARAENPQFFDPETNRVLSPSTKVRNEIFATEATKLFVEAGKAAVAQAPGIDLDDITHVITVSCTGFFNPGPDYKVVRALGLNPAVQRYHLGFMGCYAAFPALKAAKQFCVADPAAVVLVICVELCSLHVRTSNDPDTIMGSAIFGDGAAAAVVTARELQGPEPAIRLDHFETVLTPVGEEAMAWNIGDEGFEMVLGSYVPHIIEEHITGALAPLLAREPSLAGLPYRDITHWAIHPGGRSILDKVESKLELTQEQLVPARETLREYGNMSSATVLFVLKYMLERSVSEREERICSMAFGPGLTVETGLFTLVSPAL
- a CDS encoding putative excinuclease ABC, A subunit (identified by match to protein family HMM PF00005) encodes the protein MMTIAASTDKQSPAWHAADTHDLIRVQGARENNLKDVSVEIPKRRLTVFTGVSGSGKSSLVFATIAAESQRMINETYSAFVQGFMPSLARPDVDVLEGLTTAIIVDQERMGSNPRSTVGTATDANAMLRILFSRLGQPHIGSPNAYSFNVPTVKASGAITVERGEGKTKTEKATFNRLGGMCSRCEGMGSVNDFDLTALYDETKSLSEGALTIPGYTMDGWYGRIFSGSGFFNMDKPISKFTKKELHDLLYREPTKIKVEGINLTYEGVIPKIQKSMLSKDVDALQPHIRAFVERAITFTTCPECEGTRLSPEARSSKIRGKSIADVCTMQISDLAGWVRELDEPSVAPLLKGLQHLLDSFAGIGLGYLSLDRPAGTLSGGEAQRTKMIRHLGSSLTDITYVFDEPTIGLHPHDIERMNQLLLQLRDKGNTVLVVEHKPETIAIADHVIDLGPGAGTGGGTVCFEGDLEGLRGSDTITGRHLDDRASIKDSVRSASGHLEIRGASTNNLKNVDVDIPLGVLCVLTGVAGSGKSSLIHGSVAKRDGVLVIDQGAIRGSRRSNPATYTGLLEPIRKAFAKANGVKPALFSSNSEGACPTCNGAGVIYTDLGVMATVESPCEECEGKRFQASVLEYRLGGRNIAEVLAMSVDEAEVFFSEGEARTPAAHKLLDRLADVGLGYLTLGQPLTTLSGGERQRLKLATQMSEKGDIYILDEPTTGLHLADVQNLLGMLDRLVATGKSVIVIEHHQAVMAHADWIIDLGPGAGHDGGKIVFAGTPAELAAGQSTLTGKHLAAYVSK